One genomic segment of Actinoplanes ianthinogenes includes these proteins:
- a CDS encoding DUF4349 domain-containing protein, giving the protein MRKRGYLTLGAVVLCGALLAGCGSSSSSDGVSSDSGKVAAPAAGGAEPALGEGQAADSTAQGGKDTTAEAPDLRVDQRSIIYTGTITVQVKDVNAAAARITGITSGAGGFIGGDDRQSGAGGADTATMKLRIPATKFDAALKQIGELGEEQSRAINTEDVTEEVVDLDARIAVQQARVDSGRRLLGQAKSLNDLVMLEKEVATRESDLASLQAKKRRLADLTALSTVTVVLLGPTAAPPAPADEPSGFLAGLSSGWNALGDSLTVLLTVLGALLPWLIALGLPAAAVFYLRRRYRRGHPDKELPAPPAEAPATP; this is encoded by the coding sequence ATGCGGAAACGGGGATATCTGACGCTCGGCGCCGTTGTTCTGTGCGGCGCCCTACTGGCCGGCTGTGGCAGCTCGTCGTCTTCCGACGGCGTGTCGAGCGACAGCGGCAAGGTGGCCGCGCCGGCGGCCGGCGGGGCCGAGCCGGCGCTGGGCGAGGGGCAGGCCGCCGACTCGACCGCCCAGGGCGGCAAGGACACCACGGCCGAGGCGCCCGATCTGCGGGTGGACCAGCGGTCGATCATCTACACCGGGACGATCACCGTGCAGGTGAAGGATGTCAACGCGGCCGCCGCCCGGATCACCGGGATCACCTCCGGGGCGGGCGGGTTCATCGGCGGCGACGACCGGCAGAGCGGGGCCGGCGGCGCGGACACCGCCACCATGAAGCTGCGGATCCCGGCCACCAAGTTCGACGCGGCACTCAAGCAGATCGGCGAGCTCGGCGAGGAGCAGAGCCGGGCGATCAACACCGAGGACGTCACCGAGGAGGTCGTCGACCTGGACGCCCGGATCGCGGTGCAGCAGGCCCGGGTGGACAGCGGCCGCCGGTTGCTCGGCCAGGCCAAGTCGCTCAACGACCTGGTGATGCTGGAGAAGGAGGTAGCCACCCGGGAGTCCGACCTGGCGTCGTTGCAGGCCAAGAAGCGCCGGCTGGCCGATCTGACCGCGCTCAGCACGGTCACCGTGGTGCTGCTCGGCCCGACCGCCGCGCCACCGGCCCCGGCCGACGAGCCGAGTGGCTTCCTGGCCGGCCTGAGCAGCGGCTGGAACGCCCTGGGCGATTCGCTCACGGTCCTGCTCACCGTGCTCGGCGCGCTGCTGCCCTGGCTGATCGCCCTGGGCCTGCCCGCGGCCGCGGTGTTCTACCTGCGCCGCCGTTACCGCCGCGGCCACCCCGACAAGGAGCTGCCGGCCCCGCCGGCCGAAGCCCCGGCGACCCCGTAA
- a CDS encoding amidohydrolase produces MTTALTAPEGADTAWPGPLPGADPLPGRLDRWLAARGAELVAIRRHIHAHPEPSHSEFETAALVARELTLAGLQPRMMPRGNGVICDIGQGDRVIAFRADLDALPLHDLKDVPYRSTVDKLAHACGHDVHTTVLLGLGLALAQLDEQGELPGRVRLLFQPAEEAIPSGAPEVIAAGGLKDVAAIYALHCYPQLPSGLVGVRSGPFTAAADTVKVTLSGPGGHTARPHLTADLVHALGRVIVDVPALLDRRVDPRAGVSLVWGSVHAGQAFNAIPGSGEVSGTVRILNRDAWREAPEMITKLIRDVVAATGAEVEVEYRRGVPPVINDRMATAIIAGAAGAALGADRVVEAEISMGGEDFSFYLEHVPGAMIRLGTGVPGSDIRHDLHQGDFDVDEACIGHGIRVMTHTALAALSTGAF; encoded by the coding sequence GTGACTACTGCTCTGACGGCGCCGGAGGGCGCCGATACGGCCTGGCCCGGGCCGCTGCCCGGCGCCGACCCCCTGCCCGGCCGGCTGGACCGCTGGCTTGCCGCCCGGGGAGCCGAGCTGGTAGCGATTCGTCGGCACATTCACGCCCACCCGGAGCCGTCACACTCCGAATTCGAGACCGCGGCGCTGGTCGCCCGTGAGCTCACCCTGGCCGGCCTGCAACCGCGGATGATGCCCCGGGGCAACGGGGTGATCTGCGACATCGGTCAGGGCGACCGGGTGATCGCGTTCCGCGCCGACCTGGACGCGCTGCCGCTGCACGACCTCAAGGACGTGCCGTACCGCAGCACGGTCGACAAGCTGGCCCACGCCTGCGGTCACGACGTGCACACCACCGTCCTGCTCGGCCTCGGCCTGGCCCTGGCCCAGCTCGACGAGCAGGGCGAGCTGCCCGGCCGGGTGCGGCTGCTGTTCCAGCCGGCCGAGGAGGCGATCCCGTCCGGCGCGCCCGAGGTGATCGCCGCCGGCGGGCTCAAGGACGTCGCCGCGATCTACGCGTTGCACTGCTACCCGCAGCTGCCGTCCGGGCTCGTCGGGGTCCGCTCCGGCCCGTTCACCGCGGCCGCCGACACCGTCAAGGTCACCCTCTCCGGTCCGGGTGGGCACACCGCGCGCCCGCACCTGACCGCCGACCTGGTGCACGCGCTGGGCCGGGTGATCGTCGACGTGCCCGCGCTGCTGGACCGCCGGGTCGACCCGCGCGCCGGTGTGTCGCTGGTCTGGGGCTCGGTGCACGCCGGTCAGGCGTTCAACGCGATCCCCGGCTCCGGCGAGGTCAGCGGCACGGTCCGGATCCTCAACCGGGATGCCTGGCGCGAGGCCCCCGAGATGATCACCAAGCTGATCCGTGACGTGGTCGCCGCGACCGGCGCCGAGGTCGAGGTGGAATACCGCCGCGGCGTCCCGCCGGTGATCAACGACCGGATGGCCACCGCGATCATCGCGGGCGCGGCCGGGGCCGCGCTCGGCGCCGACCGGGTGGTCGAGGCCGAGATCAGCATGGGCGGCGAGGACTTCTCGTTCTACCTGGAACACGTCCCGGGCGCGATGATCCGCCTCGGCACCGGGGTGCCCGGCTCGGACATCCGCCACGACCTGCACCAAGGGGACTTCGACGTCGACGAGGCGTGCATCGGTCATGGGATCCGGGTGATGACGCACACCGCATTGGCGGCGTTGTCGACCGGGGCCTTCTGA
- a CDS encoding acyl-CoA mutase large subunit family protein, with the protein MNAESGFSIKPVYGPDDVPSSAGADQPGEFPYTRGVYPTMYTKRPWTMRQYAGFGTAAESNARYHQLLKAGTMGLSVAFDLPTQMGYDSDDPIAHGEVGKVGVAIDSIDDMRQLFDGIPLDQVSTSMTINAPGSVLLLLYQLVAEEQGVPGAALQGTIQNDILKEYIARGTYIFPPKPSLRLVADTFAYCRAEIPKWNTISISGYHMAEAGATPAQEIAFTLANGIEYVRAAIAAGLAVDDFAPRLSFFFVARTTLLEEIAKFRAARRMWARIMRDDFGAKDPKSMMLRFHTQTAGVQLTAQQPEVNLIRVAIQALGAVAGGTQSLHTNSYDEAIALPTEKSARLALRTQQVLAYESGLTGTVDPFAGSYAVEAMTDEVEREATALIERVFEYGSAVDAIEQGFQKAEIEQSAYRIANEIDNGDRVVVGVNRFTMDAEEKYEPLRVDPAIEAAQAARLARLRAERDDPAVQRALADLAKTAAGAGNVLPLMKDALRHRATVGEVCHTLRGVWGVYRPVERF; encoded by the coding sequence GTGAACGCAGAGTCGGGTTTCTCCATCAAGCCGGTTTACGGCCCGGATGACGTCCCTTCGAGTGCCGGCGCCGACCAGCCGGGTGAGTTCCCCTACACCCGCGGTGTGTACCCGACGATGTACACGAAACGGCCCTGGACCATGCGGCAGTACGCGGGCTTCGGCACCGCCGCCGAATCCAACGCCCGATACCACCAGCTGCTGAAGGCCGGGACCATGGGCCTCTCGGTGGCGTTCGACCTGCCCACCCAGATGGGCTACGACTCGGACGACCCGATCGCGCACGGCGAGGTCGGCAAGGTCGGCGTGGCGATCGACTCGATCGACGACATGCGGCAGCTGTTCGACGGCATCCCGCTCGACCAGGTCTCCACGTCGATGACCATCAACGCGCCCGGCTCGGTGCTGCTGCTGCTGTACCAGCTGGTCGCCGAGGAGCAGGGGGTGCCTGGCGCGGCCCTGCAGGGCACCATCCAGAACGACATCCTGAAGGAGTACATCGCCCGCGGGACCTACATCTTCCCGCCCAAGCCGTCGCTGCGCCTGGTGGCCGACACGTTCGCCTACTGCCGCGCCGAGATCCCCAAGTGGAACACCATCTCGATCTCGGGCTACCACATGGCCGAGGCCGGCGCGACGCCCGCGCAGGAGATCGCGTTCACGCTGGCCAACGGCATCGAGTACGTGCGGGCCGCGATCGCCGCGGGCCTGGCCGTCGACGACTTCGCGCCCCGGCTGAGCTTCTTCTTCGTGGCCCGCACCACGCTGCTGGAGGAGATCGCCAAGTTCCGCGCGGCCCGCCGGATGTGGGCCCGGATCATGCGCGACGACTTCGGCGCCAAGGACCCCAAGTCGATGATGTTGCGGTTCCACACCCAGACCGCGGGCGTGCAGCTCACCGCCCAGCAGCCGGAGGTCAACCTGATCCGGGTGGCGATCCAGGCGCTCGGCGCGGTGGCCGGCGGCACCCAGTCGCTGCACACCAACTCGTACGACGAGGCGATCGCCCTGCCCACCGAGAAGTCCGCCCGGCTGGCTCTGCGTACCCAGCAGGTGCTCGCCTACGAGAGCGGCCTGACCGGCACGGTCGACCCGTTCGCCGGCTCCTACGCGGTCGAGGCGATGACCGACGAGGTGGAGCGCGAGGCGACCGCCCTGATCGAGCGCGTCTTCGAGTACGGTTCCGCCGTCGACGCCATCGAACAGGGCTTTCAGAAGGCGGAAATCGAACAGTCGGCGTACCGGATCGCCAACGAGATCGACAATGGTGACCGGGTGGTGGTCGGTGTCAACCGGTTCACCATGGACGCCGAGGAGAAGTACGAGCCGCTGCGCGTCGATCCGGCCATCGAGGCCGCCCAGGCGGCCCGGCTGGCCCGACTCCGGGCCGAGCGGGACGACCCGGCCGTGCAGCGAGCCCTGGCGGATCTGGCGAAGACCGCCGCCGGAGCCGGGAACGTCCTACCGTTGATGAAGGACGCCTTGCGGCACCGTGCGACCGTGGGCGAGGTCTGTCACACCTTGCGCGGAGTGTGGGGCGTCTACCGACCGGTCGAGCGCTTCTGA